The Terriglobus sp. TAA 43 sequence TTTGGTCTTCAAATCCGAAAATTCGAACCATTCTTTTGCGTTTTTCATCTCACCTCGAAATCTGTCAAGCCCGATTTAGCCGTAAATCATTGAATATTATGGCAAATAAAGTTGGCATGGTATTTCCCCAAACTCACTACAATAGAAACAGGACAAGAAAGGGCCGCGCATCGCGCGGCCCTAACTCGTTTAGAAAGACGATTTTGCCCCTAACCCCAATGGGTAGACGATTTTAGCGACACCGTCGCCGTAACCCCAATAGAAAGAAGATTTTAGAAAAACAGGGGGGAGGGGGTACCCCCACACCACCAAGGGCCAGCCGCCAAGGCTGGCCTTCACCATTTCAAGGAGAAAACACATGCAATACGGACTTTGCCGCCACATCCGCTCCAACGGAGACCAATGCCAATCGCCCCGACTCCTCAAAGCCGACTTCTGCTACTTCCACAACCGCCTTCACCAGCAGCATCGCAGCGCCATCGCACCACAGCGCAGCACAGAAGTCATGCTTCCCGTCCTCGACAAGTCCGGCACGCTCGTCGGCATGGAACCGGCGCCCAGCCAGATACTCGACCTCGGCCCGCTGGAAGACCGCACCTCCGTCCAGATGGCCATCTCCACCGTACTCAACGCCTTAGCCGCAGGCCGCCTGGAACAGTCCCGAGCTACCGCGCTCCTCTACGGCCTCCAGCTAGCCAGCACCAACTGCATAGCCCGCCGCTTCGACCACAGCCACGCCGTCCAACCCGTCCACGACGTGGAGATCACCCCGGAAGGCACCACCCTGGCCCCGGAACCCACCGCACGCCAAAGCCGCCGAACATAATACGGCAAAATCGGCATATTTCCACAGAAAGGACTATGCTGAAGAGAGCACACCTTCTCGCCTCTAGTCCTCTCCGGACTTTACCTCTAGACGAGCGCACTTCCGCAAGTCAGCCGTCTGGAGTCGAGATGACTACCTACCAAACCAAAGATGTCGTGTATTACGGCCTCCTGCAACCTGCACCAAAGCGTGCCTGGGCGACAGAAGCACCTGTCGGCCTTGAGCTTTGTCGCCATCCGCAGCAGCCGCCTCGCTATTCCATCCTTTCGCAGAGCCGTGAGGAACTGGACAATCCGGAGAACACCCCCGCGATCAGCATGTGGCCTTACCTGATTGCCTCTGACCAAACGAAGCGGCTCAACGAGATCAGTATCTACTCCGAGAAAGGCACCACCTCGGACAAACTACGTTTCCTCTACCTGAACGACTTCGCCCTCTCCATCTGGGATGAGATGAACAAGCACATTCAGGTGATGGGCCGCCTCCACCGCCCCCCACGGTGCGCCGTACTCTCCTTCGGCATGCCTTTCTCAGACTAGGCAATTCCTTCAACCAGCCAACAACGTTCAAAACGAAAGGGAGTTCATCATGACTCTGGATCAAGCAAAGACCGCCCTCGCAACCGAGCAGGACGCATGGAATCAAGTCGTGAAACAGCCCAACACGCTCGAACGCAACATCGTTCTGGCCGCACATCGTGGTGAAATCGGCAGGTTGGAGAAGCTCATCTCCAAGACCAAGCAGTAATCGGGTTGGCTTCGTAACACTGCAGTAAAGGCCGCGCATCGCGCGGCCTTTACTCGTCCAGGAAGACGGATTGTGTCCTAACCCCAAAGGGCATCAAGGCAGAGAAGCCTATACTCTCTTCGTGCGTCCCCTTAGCCTCCTACTCCTCTCAAGCTGTCTGCTCTGCTGTGCCTCTCTGCGTGCACAGGTGCGTGTCATCAACGACGGATTCCCAGGTGAAAGCACTGCGGAACTCGACGCGCGCATCGACAACGCCTTGCATGAGTTCCATCCGCAGATCGTGATCCTGTTCGCAGGCACGAACGACGCCCTGAACGACAAGAAGCTACTTCCCATCCAATCCACCAGACAGCATCTGGAATCCATGGTGAAGAGCAGCACCGCTGCGGGTGCGCAGATCGTGCTCGTCCAGATCCACACCCCCGACATGGTCCGTCTGATGAGCCGCCACAAGCTGGAAGACTACGGCAACATCGCCCCGCTGCAACGCCTCGCGGCAGTGAACGACACCATCGCCCAGATAGCCCAGAAGGACCACGCATCACTGGTCCACTTAGCGGACATCCTCAACCAGGCCGGCGGAGCCAACAACCAGCTAAGCACCGACGGAGTCCACCTGACCCCCAAGGGCTACGCCCTGCTAGCCCAGGCCATCCGCCAGCAACTCCCCGCCACCCTACCCCCCAACACAACCATCCTCTGCCTAGGCGACAGCCTCACCTACGGCATAGGGGTACGCCCCCCCAACAACGCTCCGGAGACACCCGAAACCTATCCTTCACAACTGCGAATCCTGTTGAAATAGCCCGTAGAAGTGGAAAGGCTGCCGTCTCAGAGAGACGGCAGCCGAGTTGAGAGACGACAGGCGAGTCTGGTTAAGGTCTCCCGTCATAAGCAATGCGCCAGATGCGACCCTTGTTGGAATCCGCCACATAGAGAGCGCCGTCGGGACCAACTGCGACGCCAACCGGACGATAGACAGCCCGCTTGATGTTCTTATCCTCAAGCGATGGACCAGCGAAGCCATCGGCGAAGATCACCGGCGTTCCTGCCTTGCTGCCCTTGAACGGGACAAAGACGATATCGTAACCAGCGTGGCCTGAGGGGTCATCACTATCCGCCGCACCATGCATTGCGAGGAAGGCTCCACCGCGGTACATCGCGGGGAACTGCTTAGCCTCATAGAACGTAAGATCAAGCACAGCCGGGCGGCGAGGCTGGAAGAACGCTGCTACAGGGGTGGCGTAGTTGCCGTCGTGTGGCGCGGTCTTGCCGTCACCACCATACTCAGGGGCAAGGATGCGTTGCTTCCGGACGCCATCGTAATAGGTATAGGGCCACCCCATATCCGTGGACGGAGCAATTCGAAACATCTCGTCCGGAATGGCGTTGTCATCAGCTTCGCTGACCAGGTCCGGGAATGCTGCGTGCGTCGCATCGCGGCCGTGCATTGCACCGTACAGGGTGTCACCGTTGCGCCAGTCCAGAGCGCTCATGGTGCGAATGCCGGTGGCGAAGTGTTCGCCGTCGCTGAATTTCTGATTGAGTTTCGAGTCGTCAAACTTCCATACGCCAGCCCTTGCTTCCAAGGCTGGGCAGGGC is a genomic window containing:
- a CDS encoding SGNH/GDSL hydrolase family protein; translation: MRPLSLLLLSSCLLCCASLRAQVRVINDGFPGESTAELDARIDNALHEFHPQIVILFAGTNDALNDKKLLPIQSTRQHLESMVKSSTAAGAQIVLVQIHTPDMVRLMSRHKLEDYGNIAPLQRLAAVNDTIAQIAQKDHASLVHLADILNQAGGANNQLSTDGVHLTPKGYALLAQAIRQQLPATLPPNTTILCLGDSLTYGIGVRPPNNAPETPETYPSQLRILLK
- a CDS encoding sorbosone dehydrogenase family protein, yielding MKKFALAVLALGIAAGNLSASEPDGLTLPRGFHASVVAQDLGSIRHMAIRDNGDIYVSTRRTKTQTLGILALRLSPDHKATQIEHFSTVDQGTGIRIYKGALYASSNTAVYRFPFEGNALVPTETPQTVVEGLAPSGHSLAFDGKGNLFVSLDAGMNICGTPGAPKGEKPVGQKPCPALEARAGVWKFDDSKLNQKFSDGEHFATGIRTMSALDWRNGDTLYGAMHGRDATHAAFPDLVSEADDNAIPDEMFRIAPSTDMGWPYTYYDGVRKQRILAPEYGGDGKTAPHDGNYATPVAAFFQPRRPAVLDLTFYEAKQFPAMYRGGAFLAMHGAADSDDPSGHAGYDIVFVPFKGSKAGTPVIFADGFAGPSLEDKNIKRAVYRPVGVAVGPDGALYVADSNKGRIWRIAYDGRP